TTCGGCCACGTCAGGCAGGCTACCTGTCCGAAACACGGGTGGGGCACGCTCTGCCTCCACGCCACACCGAACAAGGAGTCCCGGATGTCCACCGCCGCACCGGCGCCACGCTCCAAGCTGGACGGGTTCTTCAAGATCACCGAACGCGGGTCCACGATCGGGCGGGAGGTGCGCGGCGGGCTCGTCACCTTCGTGACGATGGCCTACATCGTCGTGCTGAACCCGCTGATCCTGGGCAGCTTCGCCGCCGACGACCCGTCGGCCAAGGTGGACGTGCTGGGCAACGTCCTCACCATCCCGCAGGTCGCCGCGGTCACCGCGCTGGTCGCGGGCGTCATGACGATCCTGTTCGGACTCGTGGCGAACTACCCGTTCGCGCTCGCCACGGGCCTGGGCATCAACTCGTTCGTGGCCGTCTCGATCGTGCCGCAGGTCACCTGGCCCGAGGCGATGGGCCTGGTCGTGGTCAACGGCCTGGTGGTGCTGGTCCTGGTGGTCACCGGCGTGCGCACCGCCGTGTTCAACGCGGTGCCCGCCGAGCTGAAGGCCGCCATCGCGGTCGGCATCGGCCTGTTCATCTGCTTCATCGGCCTGGTCGACGCGGGCTTCGTGCGCCGCGTGCCGGACGCGGCGGGCACCACCGTCCCGGTCGGCCTGGGCATCAACGGCTCCATCGCCTCCTGGCCGACGCTGGTGTTCGTGGTCGGCCTGGTCCTCACCGGCGTCCTGGTCGCCCGCAAGGTCCGGGGCGGCATCCTGATCGGCGTCCTGTCCGCCACGGTGCTGGCCATCGTCGTCGAGGCGGTCGTGGACGCGGGACCGTCGCAGGGCACCAAGGCCACCGGCTGGAACCTCGGCTACCCGGCGCTGCCCGACCAGGTGCTCGGCCTGCCCGACCTGTCGCTGCTGGGCGACGTCTCGTTCGGCGCGTGGACCCGGCTGCCCGCCATCACCGCCGCGCTGCTGGTGTTCACCCTGGTGCTGACCGACTTCTTCGACACCGTCGGCACCATGACCGGCCTGGGCAAGGAGGCCGGGCTGATCGGGGGGGACGGGCAGCTGCCCGGCGTGTCCAGGGCCCTGTTCGTCGACGGCCTCGGCGCGGTCGCGGGCGGCGCGGCGTCCTCGTCGTCGAACACCGTCTTCGTCGAATCGGCCTCCGGCATCGCCGAGGGCGCGCGGACGGGGCTGGCGAACGTCGTCACCGGCCTGCTGTTCCTGGCCGCCATGTTCCTCACCCCGCTGTACGCGGCGGTGCCGATCGAGGCGGCGGCGCCCGCGCTGGTGATCGTGGGCGCGCTGATGATCGCCCAGGTCAGGGAGATCGACTTCGCCGACTTCTCGGTGGCCCTGCCCGCGTTCCTCACGATCGTGGTCATGCCGTTCACCTACTCGATCGCCAACGGCATCGGCGCGGGCTTCGTCAGCTACGCGCTGTTGCGGGCGCTGACCGGACGGGCACGCAGCGTTCACCCGCTCATGTGGATCGTGGCGGCGGCGTTCGTCGTCTACTTCGCGATCGGCCCCATCCAGGCCGCCCTGAACGGCTAGGCGAGAGATTTCACACGTCCGGGTACGAGATCGTGAGGTATGCTAACTACGTGACGGAGACCGAGGTGGAGACCGGACTGGCGAGCCGGCTGCGGCTGGCCGTGGTCCGCCTGAACCGGCGGCTCCGCGCGCAGCGGGTGAACTCCGCGATCTCGCTCACCCAGGTGTCGGCGCTGTCCACGCTGCACAAGTGCGGACCCCTGACACCCGGCGAGCTGGCCGCCAAGGAGGGCGTCCAGCCCCCGTCGATGACCAGGGTGATCGCCGCCCTGGAGGAGTACGGGTTCGCCACGCGCCGCCCCCACCCCACCGACGGCCGCCAGGCCATCGTGGAGCTGAGCGAGGCGGGGCTCAACTACATCAACGAAGAGGTGTCGGCCCGGGAGGCGTGGCTGGACGCCAGGCTCGCCGAGCTGACACCGGAGGAACGGGGCGTGCTCTCGCGCGCCGCCGGGATAATCGACAGGATGGCGGGGCAGTAACGACGTGCCGGCGTACGCGGATGGTGCAGGGACCGAACAGCTCGACCGCAACTCGACCGCACCCCCGCCCAGGCGCCGCAACGCCGGCATGTTCGCCTCCCTGCGGGTCCGCAACTACCGCTACTACGCCTCCGGCCAGGTCGTCTCCCTGGTCGGCCTGTGGATGCAGCGCGTGGCCCAGGACTGGCTCGTCCTCGAACTCTCCGACGGCTCACCGGTCGCCCTCGGCATCGCCGCCGCCCTCCAGTTCGCGCCCACCCTGCTGCTGTCCCTGTGGGCGGGCGTGCTCGCCGACCGCATGGACAAGCGCAAGCTGCTCGTCGCCCTGGAGACCGGCCTCGGCCTGTGCGCCCTGACCCTCGGCCTGCTCGACGTCACCGGCGTGGCCCAGCTCTGGCACGTCTACCTGCTGTGCCTGCTCCTCGGCGCGGTGTCGGCGGTCGAGACACCCGTGCGGCAGAGCTTCGTGGTCGAGATGGTCGGCCGCGACCAGCTCACCAACGCCGTCGCGCTCAACTCCATGACGTTCAACCTCGCCCGCATGGTCGGCCCCGCCATCGCCGGCGGCATGATCATCGTCGTCGGCACCGGCTGGGTCTTCCTCATCAACGCCGTCACCTTCCTCGGCGTCATCGCCGGCCTGCTGCTGATGAGGCCCGCCGAACTGCACCGCGGCGCACCCGTGCCCCGCGAGAAGGGCCAGCTCCGCGCCGGCCTCCGCTACGTGCGCAAGCGCCCCGACCTGGTCATCCTGCTGTGCCTGGTGTTCTTCGTCAGCACCTTCGGCCTCAACTTCTTCGTCACCCTCGCCGTGCTGGCCCGCAACACCTTCGGCGGCGACGCCGACGCCTACGGCCTGCTGTCCACCATGCTCGCCGTCGGCACCTTCGCCGGCGCCACCCTCGCCGCCCGCCGCAGCACCCGGGGCAAACCCCGCCCGCGGCTGCTGATCACCGGCGCCCTGGCGTTCGGCGTGCTGGAGGTCGTGGTCGGCCTGATGCCCACCATGTGGCTCGCCGGCGCGGCCCTCGTCCCGGTCGGCATCGCCATGATGACCTTCACCACCACCGCGAACGCCACCGTGCAGCTGGCCGTCGAACCGTCCATGCGCGGCCGCGTGATGGGGCTCTACATGCTGGTGTTCCTGGGCGGCAACCCCGTGGGCGGGCCCGTGATGGGCTGGCTGGCCGAGCACTTCACCGCCCGCGCGCCCATGGTGTTCGGCGGCGTCGTCTCGATCGTGGTCGCCCTGGTCGGCGGCGTGGTCCTGGCCCGCCGCGGCGGCATGACCCTCGCGGTGCCGCGCCTGCGCCGCCGGGCCTGACCCGGCGGTCTTCGGGGCCTGACCGCGGCGCGCCCCTCGACGGCCGGGGCGCTGCTCCGGACGGTGCACGCCGGCCGCTCCCGGTGGACCCGGTTTCGTGCGGTGGGGTTCCCCGGAAGACTTGGTTAGGCTAACCTAAGCGGCGTCGCTTCGTGGTGGGAGCGGCAGTCAGTTCGGGAACAGACGAGGCCCCGCCCCCGGTCGTACCGCCGGGTGCGGGGCCTCGTCGGCTTTTCGGGTCCGCTTTCCTTCGGGGGCGCTGCCCACCCCCGACGAGCCTGGCAAGATGTGGCCCATGGACACCGAGGAGGAATGGCCGATCGAGCAAACGTGGTCGATGCGCAACACGCACTGGCACGCGTACGTGGAGCACACCTCACTCGATCACGCTTCCCCGCGGTCCGAGCGCCTGGAACGCACGCCGGAAGAGGTCCTCACCACGCCGGCGGAGGTGGCCGCGTGGCTGGAGGTCAACCTGCGCAGCGCGACCAAGCCCGAGGAAGCGGGGAAGAAGCGCACCAAGGACGAACGGGACTTCTCCGACTCCAACCGCGTGCACACCTCCCTGGCGTCCAAGGGGGAGAGCATCTACACCGGGGTGAAGGGGATGCTGACGCTCGCGGTGGAAGCCGTGACCCCCGACGAGTGCCGCAACACCCACGACGGCGCCGACGTGGCACCGCTCAAGGCCGGCCGGCGCCGGTGAAGCCGGGTGCGGTGAAGCCGGGTGCGTGGGGTCGGAAGATCACACGTACGAGGTAGGGACGGCGAAACCGGGATCGATGTCAACGCCGCGAACGTTGCCGGAAATATGGAGGCGGCGCGGCGGACGGGGGAGTGGGCGGGAACGGACGACACCGCGTGGTTGTGGCGGTGGCGGTGGTCGTGGCGGTCGGTTGGCCATGGCGGTCGGTGGTCGGGCACGCGCGTGGGTGCGGTGGGAGTGAGGCGCGCACTCCGAGCGGGGCTCGGATCGGGCTTGGAACCCGGCCGCAGCTCTGAGCGCAGGTGGCCCTCGGCGTGACGGCGTGCGCTGTCGGGCTGTGGGCGACGGTGCGGTTCGGGTGTGACGGGCTTGGCGTGGTGGCCCTGGTCGGAGGACTGGGGTCGGAGAGCCGGTGCGCCGGGCGTGGCGGGCCCCGGTGCGAGGGCTGAGGCGCTGGGCGGGGTACGCCGGATGGCGTGCTGGCGCGGTGGCGGCCAGAGGCGTGGTGGCTCGGGACGTAGTGGCCAGGGCGTGAGGCTCGGGGCATGGCGGCCAAGAGGCATCGTGGCTCGGGGCGTGGTGGCTCGGGGCGTGGTGGCTCGGGATGTGGCGGCTCAGAGCGTGGTCGGCCAGGTGTGGACCGGCTCACCCGCGTGCATCAGCTCGACGTACCGGGCCAGCATCGTCGCCAGGGCCTTGTCGCGATCCACCCCCCGCTCCTCCAGCATCGCCACCGTGTCGCGCTGCCACTGCGACCCCGTGCGCCGGGTCAGGCAGCGCGCCTCGATCACGCCCAGGTACCGCTCCCGCGCCTCGTCGGAAACCCCGCAGTCGCGCAACCCCTCGTGCGCCAACGGCAGCAACCGCCGCAGCACCAGCTCGTCCGGCGGCACCCACCCGGTCCCGGGCCAGTACAGCTGCGCGTTCATCCCGTGCCGCGACCCGGCGTACAGGTTCTCCTCGGCCGCCTGGAACGACATCTGGCTCCACAGAGGACGGTCGGCCGTCGTCAGGGCGCGTTGGGCGCCGTAGAAGAACGCGGCGTTCGCCATGGTGTCCACGACCGTCGGCCCGGACGGCAGCACGCGGTTCTCCACGCGCAGGTGCGGCACGCCGTCCACCACGTCGTACACCGGCCGGTTCCAGCGCCACACCGTCCCGTTGTGCAGGCGCAGCTCCGTCAGCGACGGCGTCCCGCCCGCCCCGAGCACGTCCAGCGGGTCCTCGTCCCCGGTCTCGGGCAGCAGCGCGGGGAAGTACCGCACGTTCTCCTCGAACAGGTCGAAGATCGAGGTGATCCACCGCTCCCCGAACCACACCCGCGGCCGCACGCCCTGGTTCTTCAGCTCCTGCGTGCGCGTGTCCGTGGCCTGCAGGAACAGCGGTATCCGGGTTTCGTGCCACAGCGCCCGCCCGAGCAGGAACGGCGAGTTCGCCGCGATCGCCACCTGCACGCCGGCCAGTGCCTGCGCCGCGTTCCAGTGCGCGGCGAAGTCGTCGGGCGCGACCTGGAGGTGCAGTTGCACCGACGTGCACGCCGCCTCCGGCATGATCGACTCGGCGAAGCTCGAGAGCTTTTCGCCGCTGCGGCCGGGCAGCGGCGACGCCTCGCCGGAGATCGACAGCGCGACCTCCTCGCCGCGCTCGGCGAGGATGCGGTCGTTGAGCACCGCGTACCGGGGTTGGGGCGAGAGCCACCGCCGGTCGAAGTGCTCGTGCCGCAGGGTGGGCAGCACGCCGATCATCACGATGGACGTCCCGGCGTCGTGCGCCTTGTCGTCGGCCGACGTGAGGGTGGAGACCAGTTCGCGTTCCAGGTCGAGCGTCTCGTCGCCGGCCAGTTCGCGCGGTGGGACGTTGACCTCCAGGTTGTGCCGCCCGAGTTCGGTGGTGAACGAGGGGTCGTCGATCTTCTCCAGCACCTCGGTGTTGGCCATGGCGGGCCGGCCGGCGCGGTCGACGAGGTTCAGCTCGATCTCCAGGCCCATCTGCTGGCGCGGGAACGAGAAGCTGCCCTCGGCCAGCATGGTGCCCAGCGCGTCCATGCACCGCTGCATGCGCTCCCGGTAGCGTTGGCGGTCTTCCCTGGTGAACGTCCGACTGGACAGATCCCTACCCATGCCGCCTCCCAATCGGTCGGGGTGCTCCGGCGGGTTCAGCGGAGGTCAACCGTGACACAGCGGCCCCTCTCCTGCCAGCGTCCAAATCGGTGCTCTCAGTCACCTGTTGGTAACAATGAGCGAGAACTTGCTGGTGGTGGACTTGCGGTTGGCCGCCCCAAAAATGTGAGAAGAACTCAAGAACCGCGAGGTGAGACACTGCCGGGGTGATCGAGATCGACGACCCGGCGGACCCGCGCCTGGACGACTTCCGGGACCTGTCGACGGCCGACCGCCGCCCCGACCGACCGGGCGGGCGCGGCCTCGTCATCGCCGAGGGCGTGGTCGTCGTGGAACGCCTCCTCGCCTCGCCCTACCCGGTGCGCGCGCTGCTGGGCGTGCGGCGCCGCGTCGAGGCGCTGGGCGACCTCCCGGCACCGGCGTACGTCACCTCCGCCGAGGTGATGGCCGAGGTGGTCGGCTTCCACCTCAACCGGGGCGTGCTCGCCGCCGCCGACCGCGCGCCGCAGCCGGACCTCGCCGCCCTGGTCGCCTCGTCGCGCCGGCTGGCCGTGCTGGAGGGCGTGGGCGACCACGAGAACCTGGGTTCGCTGTTCCGCAACGCCGCCGCGCTCGGCGTCGACGGCGTGCTGCTCGGCCCGGGGTGCAGCGACCCGCTGTACCGGCGGAGCGTGCGCGTCTCGATGGGTCACGTGCTGCGCGTGCCGTTCGCCTCGGTGCCCGACCTGCCCGGCGGCCTGGACCTGTTGCGGCGCAACGGTTTCACCGTCGCCGCCCTGACGCCGCGGGCCGACGCGGTCGGCCTGGCCGACGCCGGGCTGCGCGGCCGCCGGGTCGCCGTGATGCTCGGTTCCGAGGGCCCCGGCCTGACCGAGGGGGCCATCGCCGCCGCCGACGTGGCCGTGCGCATCCCCATGGCCGGGGGCGTCGACTCGCTGAACGTCGCGACGGCCGCCGCGATCGCCTTCTACGCGATCGCCTGAACGCGCTACGTTGCTCACCGAGCAGAGGAGGTCGCAGGTGGAGCTGCGGGTTCAGGACGGCCGGGCCGTCCTCGCGGGCCGCGACGACGCGGGCGAGCGGGAGGTGGACCCGCACGCGCTGCCGCTGGGCGCGGGCCTGGCCGACGCGCTGCACGAGTGGGCCAAGGTGGCCGACGCGGTGGTGCGCAGCGACGCGTCCTCCGACGGCGTCGCGAGCGCGCTGGTGACCAGGCGCGGGCGGCAGCTCGCGGGCCGGTTGGCCGCCGACATGGGCGCGCCCGTGCGGTACGCCGACCCGGTGACCGGCGAGCTGTTCACCGTGGAGGTGCCCGCCGAGGGCGAGGAGCCCGAGGACGTCGAGGACGCCGGGGAGGACGCCGGCGAGCCCGTCGCGGAGGCGGAGCGGGAGCCGACGCCGTGGGGCACGGGGCTGACGGTCACCCTGATCGTGGCGGCCGTGGTGACGTTCACCGTCTACAGGCTGTCGGTCGGGCTGGCCGAGACGAGCACCTGGCTGGCGGTGCTGGCGAACGCGCTCGTGGTCGGCGGCATCTCGCCGTCGGTGTGGCTGGCGCGCAACGTGCCGGTGTGGCGGTGGGTCGCCTACGGCGTGGTGACCGGGGTGCTGGTGGCCTGGCTGTCGCTGCTGGCGGGCAACTTCCTCTAGGAGGGGCGCCCCGGTGGAGTCCTGGTGCCCGGCCGATCCGGGAACGGCCCCCGAGGCCGGCGCGGACTCCCCGGTGCCCCGCGCCGGCGTCGGCACGACCCCGCACACCGGCCACCGGACGCTCGTGGCCGCGCCCGACCCGCCCACCGCGGCGGACACCCGTGACGGGAGGGGGCCCGGCGGCCCCCTCCCACCACTTACGCCAACGAGTCCCGCCAGGCCGTGTGGAGCGCGGCGAACCGGCCGCGCTCCCCGATCAGCTCCTCCGGCGCGCCGTCCTCGACCACGCGCCCCCCGTCGAGCACCAGCACCCGGTCCGCGATCAGCACGGTCGACAGCCGGTGGGCGATGATGAACGCCGTCCGGTCCGCCAGCACCGTCTCCAGCGCACCCTGCACCAGCCGCTCCGTCGGCACGTCCAGGCTCGACGTCGCCTCGTCGAGCACCAGCACCGCCGGGTCGGCCAGGAACGCCCGCGCGAACGCCACCACCTGCCGCTGCCCCGCCGACAGCCGCCCGCCGCGCTTGCGGACGTCCGTGTCGTAGCCCTCGGGCAGCTCGCGGATGAACGCGTCCGCGCCCACCGCCCGCGCCGCCGCCTCGACCTCCTCGCGGCTCGCCGACGGCCGGCCCAGCGCGATGTTGTCCAGCACGGACCCGTCGAACAGGAAGTTCTCCTGCGTCACCATGACCACCGCGCGCCGCAGCTCGGCGTCGGCCACCGAGCGCAGGTCGATGCCGTCGAGCAGCACCACGCCCCCGGTCGGGTCGTAGAACCGCGCCACCAGCTTGGCCAGCGTCGACTTGCCCGCGCCGGTCGCCCCGACCAGCGCCACGGTCTGCCCGGCGGGCACGGTCAGGTCGAACGGCGGCAGCACCAGCGACGAGTCCGGCGCGTACCGGAACTCCACCCCCTCGAACCGCACCGCGCCGCGCACCTCGCCCAGCGGCGTCGGGTCCTCCGGCTCGCGCACCACCGGCGCCTCCTCCAGCAGCCCCGAGATCTTCTCCAGGGCCGCGGTGGCCGACGCGTAGGCGTTGGCGAACATCGCGAGCTGGTCGAACGGGTCGTAGAAGCGCCGCACGTACAGGGTGAACGCGGCCAGCACGCCCAGCTCCAGGTCGCCGCCCGCCACCCGGAACGCACCCCACGCCAGGATCACCGCCAGCGACAGGTTGCCGATGACGCGCACCGACGAGGTGAACGCCGCCATCACGCCCATCGCCTCGGTGTTGGCGTCCCGGTACCGGTCGTTGAGCCCGCTCATGATCGCGAAGTTCCGCCGCTCCCGCCGGAACGCCTGCACCGCCCGGATGCCGTTCATGGTCTCCACGAACTGCACGATGATCCGCGCGATCGCCCCGCGCGTGCCCCGGTACGCGCGCGCCGAGCGGCGCTGGAACCAGCGGGTCAGCAGCACCAGCGGCACGAACCCGGACAGCACCACCAGCGCCAGCGGCACGTCCAGGTACAGCAGCACCACCGAGATGCCCAGCAGCGACAGCACCGAGGTGAAGAACCCGTCCAGGCCCTCCTCCAGCAGGTCCTGGAGCGAGTCGACGTCGCTGGTGGCC
This portion of the Saccharothrix syringae genome encodes:
- a CDS encoding ABC transporter ATP-binding protein, which gives rise to MTAATAQDEQAWRGVAAEDVEEVDHATGVKLQARSRRLLGELLRPHSGAALLALAIVVGENLVNLAGPLLIAAAIDTGVPAALDGRPDALAWCVGGYVAVALTATLLRWSFVRLTGRIGQDVLLVLRERIFRQAQRLSVSFHEKYTSGKVISRATSDVDSLQDLLEEGLDGFFTSVLSLLGISVVLLYLDVPLALVVLSGFVPLVLLTRWFQRRSARAYRGTRGAIARIIVQFVETMNGIRAVQAFRRERRNFAIMSGLNDRYRDANTEAMGVMAAFTSSVRVIGNLSLAVILAWGAFRVAGGDLELGVLAAFTLYVRRFYDPFDQLAMFANAYASATAALEKISGLLEEAPVVREPEDPTPLGEVRGAVRFEGVEFRYAPDSSLVLPPFDLTVPAGQTVALVGATGAGKSTLAKLVARFYDPTGGVVLLDGIDLRSVADAELRRAVVMVTQENFLFDGSVLDNIALGRPSASREEVEAAARAVGADAFIRELPEGYDTDVRKRGGRLSAGQRQVVAFARAFLADPAVLVLDEATSSLDVPTERLVQGALETVLADRTAFIIAHRLSTVLIADRVLVLDGGRVVEDGAPEELIGERGRFAALHTAWRDSLA
- a CDS encoding MarR family winged helix-turn-helix transcriptional regulator codes for the protein MTETEVETGLASRLRLAVVRLNRRLRAQRVNSAISLTQVSALSTLHKCGPLTPGELAAKEGVQPPSMTRVIAALEEYGFATRRPHPTDGRQAIVELSEAGLNYINEEVSAREAWLDARLAELTPEERGVLSRAAGIIDRMAGQ
- a CDS encoding DUF2537 domain-containing protein; translated protein: MELRVQDGRAVLAGRDDAGEREVDPHALPLGAGLADALHEWAKVADAVVRSDASSDGVASALVTRRGRQLAGRLAADMGAPVRYADPVTGELFTVEVPAEGEEPEDVEDAGEDAGEPVAEAEREPTPWGTGLTVTLIVAAVVTFTVYRLSVGLAETSTWLAVLANALVVGGISPSVWLARNVPVWRWVAYGVVTGVLVAWLSLLAGNFL
- a CDS encoding MFS transporter, whose translation is MPAYADGAGTEQLDRNSTAPPPRRRNAGMFASLRVRNYRYYASGQVVSLVGLWMQRVAQDWLVLELSDGSPVALGIAAALQFAPTLLLSLWAGVLADRMDKRKLLVALETGLGLCALTLGLLDVTGVAQLWHVYLLCLLLGAVSAVETPVRQSFVVEMVGRDQLTNAVALNSMTFNLARMVGPAIAGGMIIVVGTGWVFLINAVTFLGVIAGLLLMRPAELHRGAPVPREKGQLRAGLRYVRKRPDLVILLCLVFFVSTFGLNFFVTLAVLARNTFGGDADAYGLLSTMLAVGTFAGATLAARRSTRGKPRPRLLITGALAFGVLEVVVGLMPTMWLAGAALVPVGIAMMTFTTTANATVQLAVEPSMRGRVMGLYMLVFLGGNPVGGPVMGWLAEHFTARAPMVFGGVVSIVVALVGGVVLARRGGMTLAVPRLRRRA
- a CDS encoding NCS2 family permease, whose translation is MSTAAPAPRSKLDGFFKITERGSTIGREVRGGLVTFVTMAYIVVLNPLILGSFAADDPSAKVDVLGNVLTIPQVAAVTALVAGVMTILFGLVANYPFALATGLGINSFVAVSIVPQVTWPEAMGLVVVNGLVVLVLVVTGVRTAVFNAVPAELKAAIAVGIGLFICFIGLVDAGFVRRVPDAAGTTVPVGLGINGSIASWPTLVFVVGLVLTGVLVARKVRGGILIGVLSATVLAIVVEAVVDAGPSQGTKATGWNLGYPALPDQVLGLPDLSLLGDVSFGAWTRLPAITAALLVFTLVLTDFFDTVGTMTGLGKEAGLIGGDGQLPGVSRALFVDGLGAVAGGAASSSSNTVFVESASGIAEGARTGLANVVTGLLFLAAMFLTPLYAAVPIEAAAPALVIVGALMIAQVREIDFADFSVALPAFLTIVVMPFTYSIANGIGAGFVSYALLRALTGRARSVHPLMWIVAAAFVVYFAIGPIQAALNG
- a CDS encoding glutamate-cysteine ligase family protein, which encodes MGRDLSSRTFTREDRQRYRERMQRCMDALGTMLAEGSFSFPRQQMGLEIELNLVDRAGRPAMANTEVLEKIDDPSFTTELGRHNLEVNVPPRELAGDETLDLERELVSTLTSADDKAHDAGTSIVMIGVLPTLRHEHFDRRWLSPQPRYAVLNDRILAERGEEVALSISGEASPLPGRSGEKLSSFAESIMPEAACTSVQLHLQVAPDDFAAHWNAAQALAGVQVAIAANSPFLLGRALWHETRIPLFLQATDTRTQELKNQGVRPRVWFGERWITSIFDLFEENVRYFPALLPETGDEDPLDVLGAGGTPSLTELRLHNGTVWRWNRPVYDVVDGVPHLRVENRVLPSGPTVVDTMANAAFFYGAQRALTTADRPLWSQMSFQAAEENLYAGSRHGMNAQLYWPGTGWVPPDELVLRRLLPLAHEGLRDCGVSDEARERYLGVIEARCLTRRTGSQWQRDTVAMLEERGVDRDKALATMLARYVELMHAGEPVHTWPTTL
- a CDS encoding TrmH family RNA methyltransferase, producing the protein MIEIDDPADPRLDDFRDLSTADRRPDRPGGRGLVIAEGVVVVERLLASPYPVRALLGVRRRVEALGDLPAPAYVTSAEVMAEVVGFHLNRGVLAAADRAPQPDLAALVASSRRLAVLEGVGDHENLGSLFRNAAALGVDGVLLGPGCSDPLYRRSVRVSMGHVLRVPFASVPDLPGGLDLLRRNGFTVAALTPRADAVGLADAGLRGRRVAVMLGSEGPGLTEGAIAAADVAVRIPMAGGVDSLNVATAAAIAFYAIA